The following proteins are encoded in a genomic region of Pirellulales bacterium:
- a CDS encoding TIGR01457 family HAD-type hydrolase, with protein MAHGFLIDMDGVIYRGRELIRGADQFVNQLITRQVPFFFLTNNSQRTRRDVATKLRRMGVEAEEKHIFTCAMATARFLAQQKPHGTAYVIGEGGLLNALHANGYSIVDHDPDYVVVGEGRTMTMETVEAAVQMIVAGAKLVATNLDPNCPTQHGLRPGCGAIVAMLEAATGVKAFSVGKPSPVMMRAARKELGLRAEETTIIGDTMETDILGGVQLGYRTVLVLSGGTSREDLMHYAYRPDVVLESIAELSVEHLPEPEMAA; from the coding sequence ATGGCTCATGGTTTCTTGATCGATATGGACGGCGTGATCTACCGGGGGCGCGAATTGATTCGCGGCGCCGATCAGTTCGTGAATCAATTGATCACGCGGCAAGTGCCCTTCTTTTTTCTCACCAACAACAGCCAGCGCACCCGCCGCGACGTGGCCACGAAGTTGCGTCGCATGGGGGTCGAGGCCGAGGAGAAGCACATTTTCACCTGTGCCATGGCCACGGCCCGCTTCCTGGCCCAGCAAAAACCCCACGGCACCGCCTACGTGATCGGCGAAGGGGGGCTGTTGAACGCCCTGCACGCCAACGGCTATTCGATCGTCGATCACGACCCGGATTATGTGGTGGTCGGCGAAGGACGCACGATGACGATGGAAACGGTCGAGGCCGCCGTGCAGATGATCGTTGCCGGGGCCAAGCTCGTCGCCACGAACCTCGATCCGAATTGCCCCACGCAACACGGGCTGCGTCCCGGCTGCGGGGCGATCGTGGCCATGCTGGAAGCCGCGACGGGCGTGAAAGCCTTCAGCGTCGGCAAGCCCAGCCCTGTCATGATGCGCGCCGCGCGCAAAGAGCTGGGGCTGCGCGCCGAAGAAACCACGATCATCGGCGACACGATGGAGACCGACATCCTCGGAGGCGTCCAGCTCGGTTACCGCACCGTCCTGGTGCTGTCGGGCGGGACGAGCCGCGAGGACCTGATGCACTACGCATACCGTCCCGACGTCGTGCTCGAGTCGATCGCCGAGTTGAGCGTCGAGCATTTGCCCGAGCCCGAGATGGCGGCGTAG
- a CDS encoding Gfo/Idh/MocA family oxidoreductase, translating to MTTVRFGLIGYGAWGSHHARAITSVANAQLVAICSRGEESRRRAAADHPAAAVYADYRALLARDDLDAVDVVLPSHLHFEVARAVLESGRHLLLEKPMTLSVVDATALIDLAARQNVRLAVGHELRLSSLWGEVKRLIDADTIGEPLYALVELWRRPYRLGSDGWRYDINRVGNWILEEPIHFFDLARWYLSRLGNPLSVYAAANGKRVDQPELHDNFSAILKFPGGGYATISQTLAGWEHHQVA from the coding sequence ATGACGACGGTCAGATTCGGATTGATCGGCTACGGAGCGTGGGGGAGCCATCATGCGCGGGCGATCACGAGCGTCGCCAACGCGCAGCTTGTCGCTATTTGCAGCCGCGGCGAAGAAAGCCGACGGCGCGCCGCCGCCGACCATCCTGCGGCCGCGGTTTACGCCGACTACCGCGCGCTCTTGGCGCGCGACGATCTCGACGCCGTCGACGTCGTTCTCCCCTCGCACCTGCACTTCGAAGTGGCGCGAGCGGTGCTCGAGTCGGGCCGGCATCTGCTCCTGGAAAAGCCGATGACGTTGTCCGTCGTGGACGCGACGGCGCTCATTGACCTGGCCGCACGGCAAAACGTGCGGCTGGCCGTGGGGCACGAGCTACGGCTTTCGAGCTTGTGGGGCGAGGTGAAGCGCTTGATCGACGCCGATACCATCGGCGAGCCGCTGTATGCCCTGGTCGAACTCTGGCGGCGCCCCTATCGACTCGGCTCCGACGGTTGGCGTTACGACATCAATCGCGTGGGGAACTGGATTCTCGAAGAACCGATTCATTTCTTCGACTTGGCGCGCTGGTATCTGTCGCGCTTGGGAAACCCACTGTCGGTGTATGCGGCCGCGAACGGCAAACGAGTGGATCAGCCCGAGTTGCACGATAACTTCTCAGCGATCCTCAAGTTTCCCGGTGGTGGCTATGCCACGATCTCGCAAACCCTGGCCGGCTGGGAACATCACCAGGTGGCG
- a CDS encoding acetyl-CoA C-acetyltransferase — MSEAYLLAGCRTPVGKLLGSLASVPATKLGAIAVAEAVRRSGVPAEKVEEVIMGCVLPAGLGQAPARQAALGAGLPHTVGALTINKVCGSGLKAVALAAQAIRAGDAQCIVAGGMENMTRAPFLMTGVREGWKFGAQQVLDSMQHDGLWCAFEDMAMGAEADYIAAQRGVSRHDQDLFAVESHRRAVAAAAAGKFNEEIVPVVIAGRKGEVRIDKDEGPRADTALEVLARLRPSFGADGTVTAGNASQISDGAAALVVASAEFARHAQSPIKARIVAAATSGVAPKEIFIAPVSAMEKVLHKAKMTMADMDLVELNEAFAAQCLACMRPLDVNPAKTNVNGGAIALGHPIGASGARVLVTLLYALADRGLKRGLASLCLGGGNAVAMIVERE, encoded by the coding sequence ATGAGTGAAGCGTATCTATTGGCCGGCTGCCGCACGCCGGTGGGAAAATTGCTCGGTAGCCTGGCCAGCGTGCCGGCCACGAAGCTCGGCGCAATCGCCGTGGCCGAGGCGGTTCGCCGCTCGGGCGTGCCGGCCGAAAAGGTCGAAGAAGTCATCATGGGATGCGTGCTGCCGGCCGGACTGGGCCAGGCTCCCGCCCGCCAGGCGGCGCTCGGCGCTGGCCTGCCCCACACCGTTGGCGCTTTGACCATCAATAAAGTCTGCGGATCGGGCCTGAAGGCGGTCGCACTGGCCGCTCAGGCCATTCGCGCGGGCGACGCGCAATGCATCGTCGCCGGCGGTATGGAGAATATGACCCGCGCTCCGTTTCTCATGACGGGGGTCCGCGAGGGCTGGAAATTCGGCGCGCAGCAGGTGCTCGACTCGATGCAGCATGACGGACTGTGGTGCGCCTTCGAGGACATGGCCATGGGAGCTGAGGCCGATTACATCGCGGCCCAGCGCGGCGTCAGCCGGCATGACCAGGATCTTTTCGCCGTCGAAAGCCATCGCCGCGCGGTCGCCGCCGCGGCGGCCGGAAAGTTCAACGAAGAAATCGTGCCGGTCGTCATCGCCGGGCGCAAAGGGGAGGTTCGTATCGATAAGGACGAAGGGCCGCGGGCCGACACGGCGCTCGAGGTGCTGGCCAGGCTCAGGCCATCCTTCGGGGCCGATGGAACCGTCACGGCGGGAAATGCTTCGCAGATCAGCGACGGCGCGGCGGCCCTGGTCGTGGCCAGCGCGGAATTCGCGCGGCACGCGCAATCGCCGATCAAGGCGCGGATTGTCGCCGCGGCCACCAGCGGCGTAGCGCCGAAAGAGATTTTCATTGCCCCGGTCTCGGCGATGGAAAAGGTGTTGCACAAGGCCAAGATGACGATGGCCGACATGGACCTGGTGGAGTTGAACGAGGCATTCGCCGCGCAGTGCCTGGCGTGCATGCGACCGCTCGACGTGAATCCGGCCAAGACGAACGTCAACGGCGGGGCGATCGCATTGGGGCACCCGATCGGCGCAAGCGGCGCCCGCGTGCTGGTAACGCTACTGTACGCCTTGGCCGATCGCGGCTTGAAGCGCGGTTTGGCTTCTCTCTGCCTGGGGGGCGGCAACGCCGTGGCAATGATCGTCGAGCGGGAGTAG
- a CDS encoding glycine--tRNA ligase → MDKLVSLCKRRGFLFQSSEIYGGLNGFWDYGPLGTELKRNIKEAWWRDMVTGHDDLDAPPGAPAAYQMVGLDSTIIMHPQIWKCSGHYDLFHDFMVDCRESKKRYRHDQVRGRWVSYQGKRAFVATQSGGEEGLAETAQRALKFFGLRAKDAERLAWEGDLVSLTKVSDFADVLGPDAKTLGTLTAPREFNLMFKTYVGALSGEEGAAFLRPETAQGIFVNFKNVVDSSRVSVPFGIAQAGKSFRNEITPRNFTFRSREFEQMEIEFFCHPSQSADWYKYWRDRRYRWYTELGLAGERLQLREHDKDELSHYSCGTADIEYAFPFLPPGEFGELEGIAHRGDFDLRSHMEGKLVREGDALVVEKDAEGKPRHRGSGKDLSYYDDITRERFVPHVIEPSAGADRATLAFLCEAYQEDKVPDENGNPRERVFLKLHPRLAPVKAAVFPLVKKDGMPEVAQKIYRDLKKQFNVFYDEKGAVGRRYARQDEVGTPVCITVDGETLSAGTVTFRDRDSLKQWRVKVDDCTRELAGVLAR, encoded by the coding sequence ATGGACAAACTGGTCTCGCTCTGCAAGCGGCGAGGCTTTCTGTTTCAGTCGAGCGAGATCTACGGCGGCCTGAACGGCTTCTGGGATTACGGCCCACTCGGCACCGAACTGAAGCGCAATATCAAGGAGGCCTGGTGGCGCGACATGGTCACCGGGCACGATGATCTGGATGCGCCGCCGGGAGCGCCGGCCGCTTATCAGATGGTGGGGCTCGACTCGACCATCATCATGCATCCGCAAATCTGGAAATGCTCAGGCCATTACGACCTGTTCCACGACTTCATGGTCGATTGCCGCGAGTCGAAGAAACGCTATCGCCACGACCAGGTGCGCGGACGGTGGGTGTCGTACCAGGGAAAGCGCGCCTTCGTCGCGACGCAGTCGGGCGGCGAAGAAGGGTTGGCCGAAACGGCCCAGCGGGCGCTGAAGTTTTTCGGACTGCGAGCCAAAGACGCCGAGCGCCTGGCTTGGGAAGGCGACCTCGTCAGCCTCACTAAGGTCAGCGATTTCGCGGACGTGCTCGGCCCCGACGCGAAGACGCTCGGCACGCTCACCGCGCCGCGCGAATTCAACCTGATGTTCAAAACCTACGTCGGCGCACTCTCGGGCGAGGAAGGCGCCGCGTTCCTGCGGCCCGAAACAGCACAAGGCATCTTCGTCAACTTCAAGAACGTCGTCGACAGCAGCCGCGTCAGCGTACCGTTCGGCATCGCGCAGGCAGGCAAGAGCTTCCGCAACGAGATCACGCCGCGCAATTTCACCTTCCGCTCGCGCGAGTTCGAGCAGATGGAGATCGAATTCTTCTGCCATCCCAGCCAATCGGCCGACTGGTACAAATACTGGCGCGATCGCCGCTACCGTTGGTACACCGAGTTGGGCCTGGCCGGCGAGCGGTTGCAACTGCGCGAGCACGACAAGGACGAGCTGAGCCACTACTCGTGCGGCACGGCCGATATCGAATACGCCTTCCCGTTCCTGCCGCCGGGCGAGTTTGGCGAGTTGGAAGGCATCGCCCATCGTGGCGATTTTGACCTGCGCAGCCACATGGAGGGCAAACTGGTGCGCGAAGGGGACGCGCTGGTCGTCGAAAAAGACGCCGAAGGCAAGCCGCGCCATCGCGGCAGCGGCAAGGACCTGTCGTACTACGACGACATCACGCGCGAGCGTTTCGTGCCGCACGTGATCGAACCCTCGGCCGGGGCCGACCGGGCCACGCTGGCCTTCCTGTGCGAGGCTTATCAAGAGGACAAGGTGCCGGACGAGAACGGCAACCCGCGCGAGCGTGTCTTTTTGAAGTTGCACCCGCGGCTGGCGCCGGTCAAGGCGGCGGTGTTTCCGCTGGTGAAGAAAGACGGCATGCCCGAGGTCGCGCAGAAAATCTATCGCGATCTGAAAAAGCAATTCAACGTCTTTTACGATGAGAAGGGAGCTGTCGGCCGTCGCTATGCCCGTCAGGACGAAGTCGGCACGCCGGTGTGCATCACGGTCGATGGCGAAACGCTCTCGGCCGGCACGGTCACGTTCCGCGATCGCGATTCGCTGAAGCAGTGGCGTGTGAAGGTCGACGATTGCACGCGTGAATTGGCCGGCGTGCTCGCGCGATGA
- a CDS encoding sugar phosphate isomerase/epimerase, with the protein MKPALSQVSTLNASFASDVEDYAAAACDCLELWLGKLETYLDEHSLAEVKALLTDHGVTAPVAAFQGGLLASQGDARRAHWDHFARRLELLRELGVGTLVVAGDVLGALTQQDLERVQFSLQQAANAASLAGVRLALEFQAQATIMNNLQTAAAFVAEVASPHLGLCLDAFHFYMGPSKEEDLLYLTPHNLFHVQLCDTSGTARELATDADRILPGDGDFNLQPIIERLRAIEYQGCVSIELMNPQIWQIPPRQVAEVAMTALRKLLGQASMQ; encoded by the coding sequence ATGAAGCCCGCACTCAGCCAGGTCTCGACGCTCAACGCCTCGTTCGCGAGCGACGTCGAAGATTACGCCGCGGCCGCCTGCGATTGCCTCGAGCTATGGCTGGGCAAGCTGGAGACCTATCTCGACGAGCATTCGCTCGCCGAGGTGAAAGCGCTACTGACCGATCACGGGGTCACGGCGCCGGTGGCAGCCTTTCAAGGCGGCCTGCTCGCCAGCCAAGGCGACGCTCGCCGCGCGCATTGGGATCATTTCGCCCGCCGCCTCGAACTGTTGCGCGAGCTGGGCGTGGGCACGTTGGTTGTCGCCGGCGACGTGCTGGGCGCGCTTACGCAACAGGATTTGGAGCGCGTGCAGTTCTCCTTGCAACAGGCTGCCAACGCCGCAAGCCTCGCGGGGGTGCGCCTGGCGCTCGAGTTTCAGGCGCAAGCCACGATCATGAACAACCTGCAAACGGCCGCGGCCTTCGTCGCCGAGGTGGCGTCGCCCCACCTGGGATTGTGCCTCGACGCGTTTCATTTCTATATGGGCCCCAGCAAGGAAGAAGACCTGCTGTACCTCACGCCGCACAACCTGTTTCATGTGCAGTTGTGCGACACCTCGGGGACGGCGCGCGAGTTGGCGACCGATGCCGATCGCATCTTGCCGGGCGATGGCGATTTCAACCTGCAGCCGATCATCGAGCGATTGCGAGCGATCGAATACCAGGGCTGCGTATCGATCGAGCTAATGAATCCGCAGATCTGGCAGATTCCGCCCCGGCAAGTGGCCGAGGTGGCGATGACCGCGCTGCGCAAGTTGCTCGGCCAGGCCAGCATGCAATAG
- a CDS encoding tetratricopeptide repeat protein, protein MLRPVPIFLFFAVVAAGASAMADEPQPGFSQIEIHDPFSPRYVPLTPSGGFRAFGTGVGGVGYAIPAPYFPPIFYPPGVYPFINFYRPVPFLPLAPPALPLGPVVTAPQRVDRLPGGGPPLAPKAQQPAAAKQQAAIGGGFGELANDPADRPKAGKPRATNADARARSQRFIVLGDGYFAKQDYSDAYSRYKLAQQAAPDMSDGFLRQGFALVAMGRYDHAARSFKRGISLEPRWAESGFRLDQLYGAGGHAAKAAHLEALAQEGLKGPGSDLMFLLAVMLYFDGQAERAKPFFIRAQELAGADDAHLDGFLRKLVPAVVDEAPAPAEPVATGEKPAERPPQARVAPFSQLPATPVAAPRRPMPPAMAPAPGGAPGKKPTDKTGSAARDL, encoded by the coding sequence ATGTTACGCCCGGTTCCTATCTTTTTGTTCTTTGCCGTGGTGGCAGCCGGCGCTAGCGCCATGGCCGACGAGCCGCAGCCCGGCTTCAGTCAGATCGAAATTCACGATCCCTTTTCGCCGCGCTATGTGCCGCTCACGCCCAGCGGCGGCTTTCGCGCTTTTGGCACGGGCGTCGGCGGAGTCGGGTATGCGATTCCGGCTCCGTACTTTCCACCGATTTTCTATCCCCCGGGAGTCTATCCCTTCATCAACTTCTATCGCCCGGTGCCATTTTTACCACTGGCGCCGCCGGCTCTGCCGCTCGGTCCGGTGGTGACCGCGCCGCAGCGCGTTGACCGCTTGCCCGGGGGCGGCCCGCCACTAGCGCCCAAGGCGCAGCAGCCCGCGGCCGCAAAACAGCAGGCCGCGATCGGGGGTGGCTTCGGCGAACTGGCGAATGATCCGGCCGATCGTCCGAAAGCTGGCAAGCCGCGCGCCACCAATGCCGACGCGCGCGCGCGCTCGCAGCGTTTCATCGTGCTGGGTGACGGGTATTTCGCCAAGCAAGATTATTCGGACGCTTACTCGCGCTACAAGCTGGCGCAGCAGGCGGCGCCCGATATGAGTGACGGATTCTTGCGGCAGGGATTTGCGCTGGTGGCGATGGGACGCTACGATCATGCGGCGCGCAGCTTCAAGCGCGGCATCTCGCTCGAGCCGCGGTGGGCGGAATCCGGATTTCGTCTCGATCAACTTTATGGCGCCGGCGGTCACGCGGCGAAAGCGGCGCATCTCGAAGCCCTCGCCCAAGAAGGCTTGAAGGGCCCCGGCTCGGACCTGATGTTTTTGCTCGCCGTGATGCTTTACTTCGACGGGCAGGCCGAGCGGGCGAAGCCATTTTTCATCCGCGCGCAAGAGCTGGCGGGCGCGGACGACGCGCATCTGGACGGTTTCTTGCGCAAGCTCGTCCCCGCGGTCGTGGACGAGGCGCCCGCGCCGGCCGAGCCTGTGGCCACAGGGGAAAAACCTGCCGAGCGTCCGCCGCAGGCGCGCGTGGCTCCGTTCAGCCAATTGCCCGCAACGCCTGTCGCCGCACCGCGGAGGCCCATGCCACCGGCCATGGCGCCCGCGCCGGGCGGCGCGCCTGGCAAAAAGCCGACCGACAAAACCGGCAGCGCAGCGCGCGATCTGTAA